The following nucleotide sequence is from Chloroflexota bacterium.
GGGGCGAACCTGTGTGTTCGCCCTCACCGATTGGCCTGATCCGGGCCGACACGCCGGTCGGCCCCTACGTATGCGCGGTGTCGGGGCGAACCTGCGTGTTCGCCCTCACCGATTGGCCTGATCCGGGCCGACACGCCGGTCGGCCCCTACGTATGCGCGGTGTCGGGGCGAACCTGTGTGTTCGCCCTGTGTGTTTATGCAGGCGGCCGCTTCGCGCCCCACGGCATCGCCGCCTCGAACGCCGCGGCGGCGCGCAGCACGAGCGCGTCGCCGAAGCGCGGCCCGACGATCTGCAGGCCGAGCGGCAGTCCGTCCGGCGCGAAGCCGCACGGCACCGTCGCGGCCGGCTGGCCGGTCAGGTTGAACGGGAAGGTGAACGGCGTCCAGCCCGACCACGAAACAGCCTGGCCGTCTTTCGCGGGAGGCGGCGCCGGCGGCGCGTCGACCGCGAACGCCGGGATCGGCATGCTGGGCGTCAGCAGCAGGTCGTACTTCTCGAAGAACTGCCGCACGGTGTTCCAGTGCGCTGCGCGCTTGGCCAGCGCGCCGGCGTAGTCGGCGGCCGTCAGCCCTTCCACCTGCCGCACCATCTCCACGAGCCCCGGATCCATGCGCTCAGCCCATTGCGGCAGGTAGCTGCGCAGGTAGTTGCCAAGCCCGCCGACCCAGATCGTTCCGAAGAACTCCTGCGGGTCGCCGAAACCGGGATCGGCCGCCTCAAGCCGGCAGCCGAGCTGTTCCGCGAAGACCCGGGCGGCGGCCTCGGCGGCGCGGGCCGCGGCCGGATCAACGGTGGCATAGCCGAGGTTGGCGCTCCACGCCACGCGCAGTCCCTTGATGCCGCCTTCACACGCCGCGAGATAGTCAGTGTTGTCGGCAGGCAGCGAGCCGAGGTCGCGCTCGTCGGGCCCGGCCATCGCGTCCAGCATCAGGGCGGCATCGCGCACCGACCAGGCCATCGGGCCGACGTGCGATAGGATGGCGACCGCGCTGGGCGGGTACGCCGCGATACGCCCGAACGACGGCTTCAGTCCGAAGATGCCGCAGAACGCGGCCGGGATGCGGATCGAGCCGCCGCCGTCGGTACCGATCGCCAGCGGC
It contains:
- a CDS encoding amidase, whose amino-acid sequence is MTPQDLCFMPAVDMAAAIRAKKLSPVDIVDALYARIHALNPKLNAYCTLTEESARREAREAEAAVMRGDKLGLLHGVPVSVKDLVITKGVRTMRGSAIYEHDVPTEDAPSVAKLKAAGAIMLGKTTTPEFGWKGMTDSPVTGMSRNPWNLARTPGGSSGGAAASVAAGMGPLAIGTDGGGSIRIPAAFCGIFGLKPSFGRIAAYPPSAVAILSHVGPMAWSVRDAALMLDAMAGPDERDLGSLPADNTDYLAACEGGIKGLRVAWSANLGYATVDPAAARAAEAAARVFAEQLGCRLEAADPGFGDPQEFFGTIWVGGLGNYLRSYLPQWAERMDPGLVEMVRQVEGLTAADYAGALAKRAAHWNTVRQFFEKYDLLLTPSMPIPAFAVDAPPAPPPAKDGQAVSWSGWTPFTFPFNLTGQPAATVPCGFAPDGLPLGLQIVGPRFGDALVLRAAAAFEAAMPWGAKRPPA